In Sphingobacterium thalpophilum, a genomic segment contains:
- a CDS encoding RagB/SusD family nutrient uptake outer membrane protein: protein MKLNINKNILLLAITSGTLLTSSCEKFVELGAPPTQVVAGEAFSTDASANSVIRGLYTTTLSINLAGTSTFYTGIAADDLQYNAADANTSEFASNNLLNTNGNVANFWSNCYQLIKNANNAISGLDASTSLTPSVKDQLLGEAKFFRAYTYFYLVNLYGDVPLQLRDDLHAFEDAILPRTSAQQVYDQIIADLKDAESKMATAYDATASPRGRANKTAASALLARVYLYQKDYQNAESYATKVLQSSDYGMPTPDKNFVNSSNEVILQLGNQTGVTTFGSNYITAATATPGYTLPDAVYNSFETSPTVDLRKTNWTSPKTVSNKIYYAITKYKVSSGTGSEYHIMLRLAEQYLIRAEARAKLGKLAEARTDVDAVRSRAGLAGLNSSLNQTQLLSAIETERLHEFFGEFGHRWLDLKRTDRATAVLSPIKSNWQATDVLYPIPQAQILINNKLTQNPGYQD from the coding sequence ATGAAATTAAACATCAATAAAAATATACTATTATTAGCAATTACCAGTGGAACTCTTTTGACCAGCTCCTGCGAAAAATTTGTGGAATTGGGCGCTCCACCGACACAAGTTGTAGCTGGCGAAGCATTCTCTACAGATGCTTCTGCAAATAGTGTCATACGCGGATTGTATACCACAACATTAAGCATCAATCTCGCTGGGACTTCAACCTTTTATACAGGAATCGCTGCAGACGACCTTCAATACAATGCGGCTGATGCAAATACCTCGGAATTCGCCAGCAATAATCTGCTGAACACAAATGGGAATGTCGCTAATTTCTGGTCAAATTGCTACCAACTTATCAAGAATGCAAACAATGCGATATCGGGTCTCGACGCATCCACCAGCCTTACCCCTAGTGTAAAAGATCAGCTCCTGGGCGAAGCGAAATTTTTTAGGGCTTATACCTATTTCTATCTCGTCAACCTCTATGGTGATGTGCCATTGCAATTACGTGATGACCTCCACGCTTTTGAAGATGCAATTCTTCCGCGAACTTCTGCACAGCAAGTATATGATCAGATTATTGCTGATCTAAAAGATGCGGAAAGTAAGATGGCGACGGCCTATGATGCAACGGCAAGCCCGAGAGGAAGAGCTAACAAAACTGCTGCAAGCGCACTATTGGCAAGAGTTTATCTCTACCAAAAGGATTATCAAAATGCCGAATCTTATGCCACCAAAGTATTACAGTCATCTGATTATGGCATGCCGACACCAGATAAAAATTTTGTAAACTCAAGTAATGAGGTTATCCTTCAACTTGGCAATCAAACGGGAGTAACGACATTTGGCTCCAATTATATTACCGCGGCTACAGCTACACCCGGCTACACCCTACCGGACGCTGTGTACAATAGCTTTGAGACATCTCCGACGGTTGACTTAAGAAAAACAAATTGGACAAGTCCAAAGACGGTCTCCAACAAAATCTATTATGCCATAACCAAATATAAAGTATCCTCGGGAACAGGTTCCGAATACCATATTATGCTTCGCTTAGCCGAGCAGTATCTTATTCGCGCGGAAGCGAGGGCTAAATTGGGAAAACTTGCCGAAGCCCGGACAGATGTGGATGCTGTCCGTTCTCGCGCTGGACTTGCAGGACTTAATTCAAGCTTAAACCAAACACAATTACTATCTGCAATAGAAACAGAACGCCTGCACGAATTTTTCGGTGAGTTCGGCCATCGTTGGCTCGACCTCAAGCGGACCGATCGTGCTACCGCTGTATTGTCTCCAATCAAATCAAACTGGCAGGCCACGGATGTCTTGTATCCCATTCCACAAGCCCAGATTTTGATCAACAATAAACTGACACAGAATCCAGGATACCAAGATTAA
- a CDS encoding right-handed parallel beta-helix repeat-containing protein, producing the protein MNILKPYLLILLLPFIYFDSLAQSATKIIDLSTYGVVPNTGNNSTALVNKAIQSIFSKIGKKEPIILKFKKGRYDFHPEGALTREYYISNHDQDNPKTVGMAFENCDNITIDGQGSDFIYHGRMLPIALIENKNLTLKNIHIDFERPQICQVKILQNDTINGTITYQTAPWVTYTIKDSIFYNTGEGWQLRPTSGIAFEEKTKRIVYNTSDIRVGTTKVKELSQGIIQAQQWKNSKLIPGTVVAMRAGFRPSPGVFVHKGKNIRLENIAVHYAEGMGLLAQLTDNITLEGFRIALRSDQDPRYFTAQADATHFSGCKGVIVSKNGLYENMMDDAINIHGTYLKITKRLDDKTLIGRYMHDQSYGFDWGYQGDTVQFIRSSTMELWDQKNKIQSISVLREKASDPIREFMITLSNALDPAIDPTKMDIGIENLTWTPRVLFSGNTIRHNRARGALFSTPKKTLVENNRFDHTSGTAILLCGDANGWYETGSCHDIQIRNNTFINALTNMFQFTNAIISIYPEIPDLKNQQKYFHSHIVIEDNRFETFDKPILYAKSVNGLVFRNNQIKTNKEYPAFHWNKKPLFFERVANSIISNNTVNGKQSDLQTLDQ; encoded by the coding sequence ATGAACATCCTAAAACCTTATTTACTTATCCTTCTCCTACCATTTATTTATTTTGACAGCCTTGCACAGTCCGCGACGAAGATTATCGATCTTTCCACCTATGGTGTTGTTCCCAACACGGGCAACAATAGTACTGCATTGGTCAATAAAGCTATTCAATCCATCTTCAGCAAGATTGGCAAGAAAGAACCTATTATTTTAAAATTCAAAAAGGGACGTTATGACTTTCATCCAGAAGGGGCGCTAACCCGCGAATACTACATCTCCAATCACGATCAGGACAACCCCAAAACCGTAGGTATGGCATTTGAAAATTGCGACAACATCACAATTGATGGACAAGGATCAGACTTTATCTATCATGGACGCATGTTACCTATCGCATTGATCGAGAATAAAAACCTCACGTTGAAAAATATCCACATCGATTTTGAGCGCCCTCAGATCTGCCAGGTCAAGATTTTACAAAACGATACAATCAACGGTACAATTACTTATCAAACTGCACCTTGGGTAACCTATACGATCAAAGACAGCATATTTTACAATACCGGTGAAGGCTGGCAACTGAGACCGACATCGGGGATTGCCTTTGAAGAAAAGACCAAACGGATAGTCTATAATACAAGCGATATCCGCGTGGGCACAACCAAAGTGAAAGAGCTCTCTCAGGGTATTATTCAAGCGCAGCAATGGAAGAATAGCAAGCTTATACCGGGTACCGTCGTTGCCATGCGCGCGGGATTTCGTCCCAGTCCGGGCGTATTTGTCCATAAAGGAAAAAATATACGACTTGAAAATATCGCCGTCCATTACGCCGAAGGCATGGGTTTGCTAGCTCAATTAACGGACAACATCACATTGGAAGGTTTCCGAATTGCACTTCGCAGCGATCAGGATCCGCGTTATTTTACAGCTCAGGCCGACGCAACACATTTTTCGGGTTGCAAGGGTGTTATTGTATCGAAGAATGGACTGTATGAAAATATGATGGATGATGCCATCAATATCCATGGCACCTACCTGAAGATCACCAAACGACTAGACGACAAAACATTGATCGGTCGTTATATGCACGATCAATCCTACGGATTTGACTGGGGCTACCAGGGGGATACGGTCCAATTTATCCGATCCAGTACAATGGAACTCTGGGACCAGAAAAATAAGATCCAATCCATTAGCGTTTTACGCGAGAAAGCCTCAGATCCAATCCGCGAATTCATGATTACATTAAGTAATGCTTTGGACCCAGCTATTGACCCAACAAAAATGGATATTGGCATCGAAAACCTCACATGGACGCCACGTGTGCTATTTAGTGGCAATACCATACGCCACAATCGAGCACGGGGTGCTCTATTCAGTACGCCAAAAAAGACCCTGGTAGAAAACAACCGCTTTGATCATACTTCAGGTACAGCTATTCTCCTGTGTGGCGATGCCAATGGTTGGTACGAAACGGGTAGCTGCCACGATATTCAAATCCGGAACAATACTTTTATCAATGCCTTGACCAATATGTTCCAATTTACCAATGCGATTATATCGATCTATCCAGAAATTCCGGATTTAAAAAATCAGCAGAAATACTTCCATAGCCATATCGTCATCGAAGACAACCGCTTTGAAACCTTCGATAAGCCTATTCTTTACGCCAAATCAGTCAATGGATTGGTCTTTCGCAACAATCAAATCAAGACCAATAAGGAATATCCTGCATTTCATTGGAATAAAAAGCCCTTATTTTTTGAACGTGTCGCAAATAGCATTATTTCAAACAATACGGTAAATGGCAAACAAAGTGATTTACAAACCTTGGATCAATAA
- a CDS encoding sulfatase, with product MLFHKNNLSFTLAVLFIGMHVGGHAQTVNRTKVKQKHQSVSTTERPNIVVFFVDDLGWQDMSEPFYKVKTPINEKFHTPYLETLAKEAIKFTNAYATPVCTPSRVSFLTGLNAAHHRVTNWTHPKADTPTDSKDELLNPPDWNINGLSPVPNIPHTIYATPFPSILKANGYYTIHVGKAHWGSAGTPGASPLNLGFMVNIAGHSAGHPQNYYGEQNYGNLPGKAGYQAVPDLMEYHGTSTFLTEALTREALKALEEPIRRKEPFFLNFSNYAVHVPIQPDPRFVQKYLDRGLDSTEAAYASLVEGYDKSMGDIVQFLKDKNLYDNTVIIFLSDNGGLSLSPMRTGPSHTQNLPLKAGKGSVYEGGIRVPLLIKQAKQHPASTDATPVMVEDLFPTILSLAKIDRYQLVQEKPDGKNLLPLMEGNRSDNWNSRPLVWNIPNKWTVPDGPGINFFSAIRQGDYKLLYDMKNGKLELYNLQQDIGELNNLAPKMKGKTSELSKLLSDQLRTWKAQLPTYKATGQQIPYPDQIKLMD from the coding sequence ATGTTATTTCACAAAAACAATTTATCATTCACCCTTGCGGTGTTATTTATCGGTATGCATGTAGGAGGCCATGCGCAAACAGTCAACCGAACTAAAGTTAAGCAGAAGCACCAATCGGTATCCACAACAGAACGCCCCAATATTGTCGTGTTTTTTGTGGACGACCTCGGTTGGCAGGACATGTCCGAACCATTTTACAAGGTCAAAACGCCAATCAACGAAAAGTTTCATACCCCCTATCTGGAAACATTGGCCAAAGAAGCCATTAAATTTACCAATGCGTATGCAACACCGGTGTGCACACCTTCCCGGGTGAGCTTTCTGACCGGTTTAAATGCTGCTCATCATCGTGTCACCAATTGGACCCATCCCAAAGCTGACACCCCGACCGATAGCAAAGATGAATTGTTGAATCCACCGGATTGGAATATCAACGGACTAAGCCCTGTGCCCAATATACCACATACGATATATGCTACTCCATTTCCAAGCATCCTTAAGGCCAATGGTTACTATACCATTCATGTGGGTAAAGCACATTGGGGATCTGCCGGAACACCTGGTGCCAGCCCTTTAAATTTGGGTTTTATGGTCAATATTGCAGGACACTCCGCTGGGCATCCACAAAACTACTATGGCGAGCAGAATTACGGAAACCTTCCTGGTAAAGCAGGTTATCAGGCAGTTCCCGATCTTATGGAATACCATGGCACATCCACATTTTTAACGGAAGCCTTAACCCGGGAGGCGCTGAAGGCACTGGAGGAACCTATACGCCGTAAGGAGCCTTTTTTCCTTAATTTTTCCAACTATGCGGTGCATGTCCCGATCCAACCCGATCCACGTTTTGTACAAAAATACCTCGACCGCGGCTTAGATTCCACTGAAGCAGCTTATGCTTCACTAGTCGAAGGTTATGACAAAAGTATGGGTGATATCGTTCAATTTCTTAAAGACAAAAACCTGTACGATAACACCGTCATTATTTTCCTTAGCGACAATGGCGGACTAAGCCTCAGCCCAATGCGCACCGGACCAAGCCATACACAGAACCTACCATTAAAAGCTGGGAAAGGGTCGGTTTACGAAGGTGGAATCCGGGTTCCTCTGTTGATCAAACAGGCCAAACAGCACCCTGCAAGCACAGATGCTACCCCTGTTATGGTCGAAGATCTCTTTCCAACGATTCTCAGTTTAGCCAAAATAGATCGCTATCAGCTCGTACAGGAAAAACCAGATGGAAAAAATCTTTTGCCCTTAATGGAAGGTAATAGGTCCGACAATTGGAACAGCCGTCCATTGGTATGGAATATCCCCAACAAGTGGACAGTACCAGATGGCCCTGGAATCAACTTTTTCTCGGCAATAAGACAAGGAGATTATAAGTTACTTTACGACATGAAAAATGGGAAGCTTGAACTTTACAACCTGCAGCAAGATATCGGTGAACTCAACAACCTTGCCCCAAAAATGAAAGGAAAAACCAGCGAGCTCAGCAAATTACTTTCTGATCAGCTCCGGACTTGGAAGGCTCAGTTGCCGACCTACAAAGCTACGGGACAGCAGATCCCCTATCCTGATCAAATTAAGCTGATGGATTAA
- a CDS encoding TonB-dependent receptor, with protein sequence MNKTKPKFRKESRLALLLICLSAMHIQSFAYSQTEKIDVSVQGGKLEDVFQTINDKSKYKMFFSKSTLPNSTINIVGKKISVKDLLSQSLAGSNLTWEVLDNDIIAIKEKKENQQHIAGQVVNENGTPLAGVSVIIKDWQKAEYRNMQTSTATDVNGQWGLRIPNDDVIITFSFIGYQKVDITAKQLIANSTPIKLKPEEGSLEEVVVIGYGTTTRRLNTGSVASITAKDITSQPVSNPLAALSGRMSGVLIAQNNGVPGSAVQIQIRNQASLSGTTSGSIPLYVVDGVPFTNFNGGQPATDNLNSFGISASSGGLSPFSMINPADIERIDVLKDADATAIYGSRGANGVVLITTKKGSAGRTRIGVNFNTGFTEVNHFIPMLNLEQYLTLRKEAFANAGVTPTADNAPDLMLWDQNKSTDWQKMLIGNKGHITDVQANMSGGNESTRFFFNSGYRRESTVFYGDSKNSRFTSRLNLDHTSSDKKFNAALSVSYANDNSDMPSSDVTSLYNLPPNYPIYSDNGKYYWLPSSAFIDNPIALLERKYFGNTNNLISNANLSYKILPGLTAKANFGYTITQLNQNNQRPITSLNNTVSNPLGSSSFSNTKAENWIIEPTLDYVKSIGEGKFTALIGTSFQQNSSRSQTTNGSNYSNDALLGSLSAAGLFTASNNLVYYKYNALFGKVNYDWKEKYLFNGTFRRDGSSRFGPKNRFGNFGAIGLGWVFGKEDFIQDNLTFLSFGKLRASYGTTGNDQISNYLYLPLYSSTTAYLNNPSMNIGTLPNEYIKWETTKKLEFALDLGFLKDRILFTGNFFRNRSSDQITDLVLSTQTGYNSYKENLPALIQNTGLELELNTTNITNENFTWKTSANFTFYKNKLVEFPGIENTFYSSSFLVGEPLNMVRLYHYQGVDPTTGRALYEDRNGDGAITGDDRYVANLGTPFYGGFNNTFSYKGFELGVFFQFNHRFGVTKILNTRPGAMLNQNDYWLDRWTPNNSNTNIPGAIIPTVPASSADGVALSNSYNQYTSSDAVYGDASYIKLRSVNLSYNLPKSWTSRLKMSNCNVFMQGQNLFTWAKNKYVLDTETTVQGGPSGLGTGTIAQVLPPLRTIVFGFNCQF encoded by the coding sequence ATGAACAAAACAAAACCCAAATTTAGAAAAGAGTCGAGATTGGCTTTACTGCTCATTTGTCTTAGCGCCATGCATATACAGAGCTTCGCCTATTCTCAAACTGAAAAAATTGATGTCTCCGTCCAGGGAGGAAAACTCGAAGATGTATTTCAAACAATCAATGACAAGAGCAAATACAAAATGTTCTTTAGCAAATCGACTCTCCCAAACTCGACAATCAATATTGTTGGAAAGAAAATCAGTGTAAAAGATCTTCTTTCCCAGTCTCTGGCCGGGAGCAACCTAACATGGGAAGTATTGGACAATGACATTATCGCTATAAAAGAAAAAAAAGAGAATCAGCAACACATTGCGGGCCAAGTAGTCAATGAAAATGGAACGCCTTTGGCAGGAGTATCTGTTATCATAAAGGACTGGCAAAAAGCAGAATACCGCAATATGCAAACGAGTACCGCAACGGATGTCAATGGACAATGGGGACTGCGTATTCCAAATGACGATGTCATTATTACTTTTTCTTTTATTGGTTATCAGAAGGTTGATATCACTGCAAAGCAGCTTATTGCCAATTCTACTCCTATTAAACTGAAACCGGAAGAAGGAAGCTTAGAAGAAGTGGTTGTTATTGGCTACGGTACGACAACACGTAGACTGAATACGGGATCAGTTGCTTCGATCACAGCGAAGGACATTACCTCTCAACCTGTAAGTAATCCCCTTGCCGCACTATCGGGAAGAATGTCCGGTGTATTGATCGCCCAAAACAATGGTGTGCCCGGAAGTGCTGTTCAGATTCAGATTAGGAATCAAGCGTCATTAAGTGGAACAACCTCTGGTTCAATACCGCTATACGTGGTTGATGGAGTTCCATTTACCAATTTTAACGGCGGACAACCTGCAACAGATAACCTCAATTCATTTGGTATCTCAGCTTCTTCAGGCGGCTTAAGTCCCTTCAGCATGATTAATCCAGCGGATATTGAACGTATCGATGTCTTGAAAGATGCCGACGCTACAGCGATCTATGGTAGCCGGGGCGCAAATGGTGTCGTATTGATCACCACAAAAAAAGGATCTGCAGGTCGTACTCGCATTGGTGTAAACTTTAACACTGGATTTACCGAGGTCAACCACTTTATCCCTATGTTGAATCTAGAACAATATCTCACGCTAAGAAAAGAGGCTTTTGCTAATGCTGGAGTTACACCTACAGCCGATAACGCTCCAGATCTTATGTTATGGGATCAGAACAAATCGACAGATTGGCAGAAAATGCTGATTGGAAACAAAGGACATATTACCGACGTTCAAGCGAATATGTCTGGTGGAAACGAATCTACCCGTTTTTTCTTTAATTCGGGATATAGACGCGAGAGTACTGTTTTTTATGGAGATAGCAAAAACAGTCGCTTTACCTCACGGTTAAACTTGGATCACACCTCCTCTGACAAAAAATTCAATGCCGCTTTATCAGTTAGCTATGCCAACGACAATTCCGATATGCCTTCCTCTGATGTCACATCTCTCTACAATTTGCCCCCCAATTATCCAATCTATAGTGACAATGGAAAATACTATTGGTTACCGTCATCAGCTTTTATTGACAACCCAATCGCCTTGCTCGAACGGAAATACTTTGGTAATACCAATAATCTGATCTCGAACGCCAATCTGAGTTACAAAATTCTACCTGGACTGACAGCAAAAGCAAATTTTGGCTATACCATCACACAGTTGAACCAAAATAATCAACGCCCAATTACTTCCTTAAATAACACCGTCTCCAACCCGCTTGGATCTTCCAGTTTCTCTAATACAAAGGCCGAAAATTGGATTATTGAACCGACATTGGATTATGTAAAAAGTATCGGCGAAGGTAAATTTACGGCATTAATTGGAACAAGTTTTCAGCAAAATTCATCCCGTTCACAGACAACCAATGGTTCTAATTATTCAAACGATGCACTTTTAGGTTCGCTCAGTGCCGCAGGATTATTCACTGCCAGCAATAACCTCGTATATTACAAATACAATGCACTATTCGGAAAAGTAAATTACGACTGGAAAGAGAAATATTTGTTTAATGGAACTTTTAGAAGAGATGGCTCATCTCGTTTTGGACCTAAAAACCGATTCGGAAATTTTGGAGCAATAGGGCTAGGATGGGTCTTTGGAAAAGAGGATTTTATACAAGATAATCTAACGTTTTTAAGTTTTGGTAAATTGAGAGCGAGCTATGGAACTACAGGTAATGATCAAATTTCAAATTACCTTTATCTTCCACTCTACTCTTCAACAACCGCATATCTGAATAATCCTTCCATGAATATTGGAACACTTCCAAATGAATATATCAAGTGGGAAACAACCAAAAAACTGGAGTTTGCTTTAGATCTAGGTTTCTTGAAAGATCGAATTTTGTTTACGGGAAACTTTTTCAGAAATCGTTCTTCTGACCAGATAACTGATTTAGTTTTAAGTACTCAAACGGGCTACAACAGTTACAAAGAAAACCTACCGGCATTGATCCAAAATACAGGCTTGGAATTGGAGTTGAATACCACCAATATTACAAATGAAAATTTTACATGGAAAACATCTGCTAATTTCACGTTTTATAAAAACAAACTTGTCGAATTTCCTGGAATTGAAAACACATTTTATTCAAGTAGCTTTCTAGTTGGTGAGCCGCTCAATATGGTCCGTTTGTATCACTATCAAGGTGTAGACCCCACAACAGGAAGAGCGTTATACGAAGACCGCAATGGCGATGGGGCTATAACGGGCGATGACCGATACGTTGCTAACTTAGGTACACCTTTCTATGGTGGATTTAACAATACTTTTTCCTACAAAGGCTTCGAGCTCGGTGTATTTTTTCAATTTAACCACCGCTTTGGAGTAACTAAAATCCTCAACACGAGACCGGGGGCTATGCTCAACCAAAATGATTACTGGTTGGACAGATGGACACCAAATAACAGCAATACCAATATCCCGGGAGCAATTATCCCGACAGTACCGGCATCTTCAGCTGATGGAGTTGCATTAAGCAACTCTTATAATCAATATACCAGCTCTGATGCTGTCTATGGGGATGCTTCCTATATTAAATTGAGGTCTGTCAATTTATCTTACAACCTGCCCAAAAGCTGGACTTCGAGATTAAAAATGTCTAATTGTAATGTATTTATGCAAGGGCAAAATCTCTTTACTTGGGCCAAGAACAAATATGTCCTGGATACCGAAACGACCGTGCAAGGCGGTCCATCTGGTTTAGGAACTGGAACGATTGCCCAGGTATTGCCTCCATTGCGGACGATTGTATTTGGATTTAACTGTCAATTTTAA
- a CDS encoding FecR family protein has translation MQYPNQELEKLIDKYLKGEANSEEMDVVERFFDSFSSRPNLIKTLPDHVQKALKARIHGRIIKKLTRRNQKTFNFPRIAAAAAILCIAFTALYLYKIAQPNNREITLTNGQQQRIVLEDGTKVTLNASSKIIYPASFKDSSTREVTLIGEAFFDVAKNPSKPFLIHTPRMEISVLGTAFNVRDYAEENNAQTALVRGKVSIWKKGTDNQKFILKPKEKFVIRKVYGVEKEFPSTTTKTASAPMAIAIQPFSISEKDGSALETEWLLNRITIQDDRLLDIALKLERMYGVEIKITNKAVANQRYSATFENEQLENILKALQTVNYFQIKKTGKNQIQLL, from the coding sequence ATGCAATATCCTAACCAAGAGCTCGAAAAGCTAATTGACAAATACTTAAAAGGCGAAGCCAATTCGGAAGAAATGGACGTCGTAGAACGTTTTTTCGATTCATTTTCATCCCGACCGAATTTAATCAAAACACTACCCGATCATGTACAGAAAGCACTCAAAGCACGCATTCATGGCAGAATTATAAAGAAACTGACTCGGAGGAATCAGAAAACATTCAATTTCCCTAGAATTGCAGCAGCTGCAGCTATCCTCTGTATCGCTTTTACAGCTCTTTATCTTTACAAAATTGCGCAACCAAACAATCGAGAAATTACGCTAACAAACGGACAACAGCAGCGAATTGTTCTAGAAGATGGTACAAAAGTTACACTTAATGCTTCGAGCAAAATAATCTATCCCGCCTCATTCAAAGATTCCAGCACACGTGAAGTTACTTTGATTGGGGAAGCATTTTTCGATGTCGCCAAAAATCCATCCAAGCCCTTCCTTATTCATACACCAAGAATGGAAATTAGCGTACTGGGAACCGCTTTCAATGTGCGCGATTATGCCGAAGAAAATAATGCCCAAACAGCTTTGGTACGTGGCAAAGTATCCATCTGGAAAAAAGGAACTGACAATCAGAAATTTATATTAAAGCCCAAAGAAAAGTTTGTGATCAGAAAGGTATATGGAGTTGAAAAGGAATTCCCATCTACAACTACTAAAACCGCATCGGCTCCTATGGCAATAGCTATTCAGCCATTTTCCATCTCTGAAAAAGACGGATCCGCGTTAGAAACCGAATGGTTATTAAATCGGATTACCATTCAAGATGATAGATTACTGGATATCGCCTTAAAACTAGAACGCATGTATGGCGTGGAAATTAAAATTACAAACAAAGCAGTTGCTAACCAACGCTATTCAGCAACATTCGAAAACGAACAACTAGAAAATATCCTAAAAGCATTACAAACTGTCAATTACTTTCAAATTAAAAAAACGGGGAAAAATCAAATACAACTACTCTAA
- a CDS encoding RNA polymerase sigma factor: MKNDKDPAHNDASLLARLREGDLEAFNILYDKYWSLLLDESYKRLEDLASCEEIVQDVFIELWEHCPSREIHNLKSYLIACMKYKVFETYKKNKRRNILIEENHHLYRSYEILEGDQYAEKDLKSLIEQWVAHLPQKRKEIFKMRYLDGLTTKEISDLTETSQNTVQNHLGVSIQKLKKLVIQHFLTLLIILYNCK, encoded by the coding sequence ATGAAAAACGATAAAGATCCAGCTCATAATGATGCAAGCTTGTTAGCTAGGCTCCGAGAAGGCGATTTAGAGGCTTTCAATATTTTGTATGATAAATATTGGTCTTTACTTTTAGATGAATCTTACAAAAGACTCGAAGATTTAGCTTCCTGTGAAGAGATTGTTCAGGATGTATTTATTGAACTTTGGGAACACTGTCCCAGTAGAGAGATTCACAACCTGAAATCCTACCTCATTGCATGCATGAAATACAAAGTCTTTGAAACCTATAAGAAAAACAAACGCAGAAATATCCTTATCGAAGAAAATCATCACCTTTATCGAAGTTATGAAATTCTGGAAGGAGATCAGTATGCCGAAAAGGATTTAAAATCTTTAATTGAACAATGGGTAGCCCATCTCCCACAAAAAAGAAAAGAAATCTTTAAAATGAGATACTTAGATGGACTTACCACAAAAGAAATTAGTGATTTGACAGAAACTTCCCAAAATACAGTTCAAAATCACCTCGGAGTATCAATTCAAAAATTAAAAAAACTTGTTATCCAACATTTTTTGACGCTACTCATAATTTTATACAACTGTAAATAA